The genomic region TCGGGAGTTCAGCCTTCTGTCTCTGAGTAGATGGCTACCAGAGGTCACCGATAATAAAAAGCCGCACTCGGGCATCGACTCGAACTCTTCGTCGCTCATAGGTCGGTCCTGCCTTTCACTCCGTGGCATTTTTATAGCCGCTTGGTATGTCCTTCGACGCTCTCGCGTACATCTTCTTTGGCGGCATCGAAGCCCTCGTTGACTGGAATCAGCCACGGACGCGGGTTCTCTCCCGGCTTGAGTGGGTCGGGTCCCAGACGACATCACTACGATATGGCGAAATCACGAGGATGTGCGATAAAAAAGGTTTGAAGAGCGTCCCAAGCAGGTTCTGACCAACCGTATAGAGTGATTTCGTGGATATGATTGCGCTGATTTGGTTATCACATAGTTTAAGACTTCATCTCATCGAATATGTACGGAATGGTCACTCCCGTAACCGATCCACTCACGGAGGTTTTGTTTCGACTCCTCATCGGTGTGGGACTTGCGGCGCTTATTGGATTGGAGCGAGAGCAAAGCGAGTCTGGTGGAACATTCGCCGGGAGCCGTACCTTTCCGCTGTTTGCGCTCTATGGAGCACTCATCTCGGCATTCTTCCCGAGAATCCTTTCGCTTGCTGTCAGCGCACTTGTCGTCCCGCTCACAGTCGCGTACGCTGGGAAGGTCTGGTATGAACAAGATATTGGTCTGACAACGTTGATGGCTGCACTTCTCACCACAATACTGGGAGCGATGACCATGCATTCTGAGACCGGTGCCATCATTGCAATTATTGTCGGCGGGACTGTGACCGTGCTCCTCTCGGTTAAGGATCCAATCCATGAGTTTGCCAACCAGATCGAAGAGACTGAGCGTCTAGCTTCGGCGAAGTTTATTCTGGTTGTCCTCGTTGTTCTCCCGGCGCTTCCAGACCGTCCACTCGACAGTCTCTATGGGCTCAATCCACGGTTTATCTGGTTAATGGTCGTGTTCGTCACCGGACTTGGCTTCGGTGCGTACGTACTCGCACAGTTTCTCAAACCTGAACAGAGCATCGCTGTAACCGGAGTTATCGGCGGATTTGTTTCCTCAACAGCAACGACAGTTTCGATGGCTGAGAAAACAGTCGAAAATGAGACGTTGTACCACGTTTGCGCATTCGCAGTTGTCACTGCGTCTATTGTGATGTTCCCACGAGCGCTCATTGAAGTCGCGGTCGTCAATCCAACGTTACTCCCGAGTGTCGCTATCCCATTGGGTGTCATGAGTGTCGTTGGGATTGTCGCTGCAGGAGTGTTGTACTGGCTAACAACGTCCGATGAGACAATCGAATCCGAAGAATTAAAAAATCCATTTCGACTCCAACCGGCGCTCCTGTTTGGCGTGGTATTCGCGGTTGTGCTTCTCGTCTCCGAGCATGCGCACGAATTACTTGGCACGTCGGGTGTGTACGCCATGGCATTCTTCTCTGGGCTGGCAGATGTCGATGCAATGACTATTACACTGAGTAGACTCGCTGCTGAGGGGACGATTTCAACGCAGGTTGCAACCACGGGGATCGTCATTGCAGCCATCGCAAACACGCTGGTCAAGGCGGCTTTGGCGTGGCTCTTAGGGACGCAGCGTCTTGGTCGGCTTGTCTCTATCGTACTGGGCGTCGTCATCGTGAGTGGTCTCGCGTTGCTCATAGTATAGGATCCCAGTGTCGGGCGGCGTGAGTCAAACTGGTCGTCCGCATCCACCCGGATCGATGCAGTCGACGCCTGAAAGGTGACTACCACGTCGGTCGCAACGACTATCGACCCTTTCTCGCCGTTCATGAGCAGAACATCGAGGCATGACATGGCTTTTTCGAGCGGTTCGGGCTACCCAGCGACGTTCGGGCGACAGCCTCGGGACGGACTCGATGACCCACTCTAGATCGCCCTCGATCTGAGACCGACGCTCGTTCGGGGGTTCGGAGGTTCGGTGATTCGGAATACATCCCACAGTATGACGATGACCAGAAGACGCTGGTGAGTGACGACACTAACAAAAATGAGGGGTCCGAGGAAGGAGCCGATGCTGAGCGAGTACTGTGAAACACCTACCGCGTATCATCATACAGACTTGGTCGAGCGGTTTCAGGGCGATTCGGGACACGGTGTTGAGGATTGCCATCGGATTCGAATCTGTGAAGGATGCAGATTCACGGTGCGGTGCTGACCACTCTTCGTAATTAACTTGGAAGTGACTCGGGATCAAGTTTTCGTGGGTTTCATTCTGATGCTAACTGCATGATCACTGTGTCCCCGGTTCGTTGTACTGGATGCGGAACTCATCGCGCTCAGGACGTGAACGTCAACGTCACTCGAATTCCAGCGTTGCGTCGTCAGCATCTATATCGTGATCAGAAAAGACCGCACAATCGAGTGTCGCCACGAAACGAACCGAACGCATCAGACTTGGATCCGCGTTCACGACCGTGACGTCAGCTTCTCGTCGAAGACGCGTTGCGACTTGTTTGTAGACCTCGTATCGATGGAGATTCCTGTCTCCAAGAATCGGTACGTTTCCCATTCGCTGTCACCGAGTCAGTTGGCAAATGCGAGCCGATTATTGCGAGTT from Haloquadratum walsbyi C23 harbors:
- a CDS encoding MgtC/SapB family protein; protein product: MVTPVTDPLTEVLFRLLIGVGLAALIGLEREQSESGGTFAGSRTFPLFALYGALISAFFPRILSLAVSALVVPLTVAYAGKVWYEQDIGLTTLMAALLTTILGAMTMHSETGAIIAIIVGGTVTVLLSVKDPIHEFANQIEETERLASAKFILVVLVVLPALPDRPLDSLYGLNPRFIWLMVVFVTGLGFGAYVLAQFLKPEQSIAVTGVIGGFVSSTATTVSMAEKTVENETLYHVCAFAVVTASIVMFPRALIEVAVVNPTLLPSVAIPLGVMSVVGIVAAGVLYWLTTSDETIESEELKNPFRLQPALLFGVVFAVVLLVSEHAHELLGTSGVYAMAFFSGLADVDAMTITLSRLAAEGTISTQVATTGIVIAAIANTLVKAALAWLLGTQRLGRLVSIVLGVVIVSGLALLIV